One Fusobacterium ulcerans DNA segment encodes these proteins:
- the dnaN gene encoding DNA polymerase III subunit beta encodes MKFSIKREELISILSEYTNILKDNPIKPIVSGLQIKAENNLITFVGTNLEVDHIRKVEADVKEEGSLVLKPFLLLEYIKLLDEEYIEFILNNGFITVHQAEFSILEEGTFPVITETTPIKLLAITGGELVKLLEKSKFAASLTNDNIQINCVRVIFKLNEINLVSTDSYRLLYMKADKNCHVEKEISIPMDTINVICKLLKDSEKEVTIGFSGENVILTWENAYFSSKTIALPFPDFKGILANNSFSKVMEFNRDELKSALKRVITVAKTSVDAKFGAIFDFKGKTLLINAFSGKAKINQKVNMIKEGEDFKSSLNCKFLAEYIDNISDNPVIKGSGSSSMFEITETGKEDYRYILMPLALRD; translated from the coding sequence ATGAAATTTTCTATAAAAAGAGAGGAATTGATTTCAATACTTTCTGAATATACAAATATATTAAAAGATAATCCTATCAAACCTATTGTTTCAGGATTACAAATAAAAGCTGAAAATAATCTTATTACTTTTGTAGGAACTAATCTGGAAGTAGATCATATAAGAAAAGTGGAAGCTGATGTTAAAGAAGAGGGAAGCCTTGTTTTAAAACCATTTCTTCTTCTTGAATATATAAAATTGCTAGATGAAGAATACATTGAATTTATCTTAAACAATGGGTTTATAACAGTACATCAGGCAGAGTTTTCAATACTTGAAGAGGGAACTTTCCCTGTGATTACTGAAACTACACCTATCAAGCTTCTTGCTATAACTGGAGGAGAGCTTGTAAAACTTCTTGAAAAATCTAAGTTTGCAGCTTCTCTGACAAATGATAACATTCAAATAAACTGTGTAAGAGTTATTTTCAAATTAAATGAAATTAATCTTGTATCTACAGATTCTTACAGACTTCTTTATATGAAAGCTGATAAAAACTGTCATGTGGAAAAAGAAATATCTATTCCTATGGATACAATAAATGTTATATGCAAACTTTTAAAAGATTCAGAAAAAGAAGTAACTATCGGATTTAGTGGAGAAAATGTTATTCTTACTTGGGAAAATGCTTATTTCTCAAGCAAGACTATAGCTCTTCCTTTCCCTGATTTCAAAGGTATTCTTGCTAATAATTCTTTTAGTAAAGTTATGGAATTTAACAGAGATGAATTAAAAAGTGCTTTAAAAAGAGTTATAACAGTGGCTAAGACAAGTGTAGATGCTAAATTTGGTGCTATATTTGATTTTAAAGGAAAAACTCTTTTAATCAATGCTTTTTCTGGAAAAGCTAAAATTAACCAAAAAGTTAATATGATAAAAGAGGGTGAAGATTTTAAATCTTCATTGAACTGTAAATTCCTTGCTGAATATATAGATAATATTTCAGATAATCCAGTTATTAAAGGAAGCGGTTCTTCTTCTATGTTTGAAATAACTGAAACAGGAAAAGAGGATTACAGATATATTTTAATGCCATTGGCACTTAGAGACTAA
- a CDS encoding PD-(D/E)XK nuclease family protein, whose translation MAEKKINFRYIGYGNSFADEYWRKEDKVESNLYLFSDNRMKSVFVKKMKRDIFSKQPEFMTMDEFKERIFISDKIVLKEAKRILAFYKSIPQDIKDELNIKSYYDIIDFANNFFAYYREMNINGIEKIENIHNWQEKYFYYFDRIKESFDMLCQKHSYIPNDWLESMEYFQAKWIQKYKRIIFVDIIEYPEIYKRIINKLLEEKDIEIILQLEKGDFNEEGLKIEKITLPEVSPSKIFVYQSKDELEESMSLIYLFKGEGKSGDIYSPVPENNTYHNVFPRYFGKSQAVTMNDTKLYKFLNIQLNILMNMEEKLGRVFLISAFKDAFNDRVFREYYSLTGDDIAALNNFMREDYKYISSKILDSQESQWLISGNLEFRDKMENIFFDLNSIIELKSVDDIYEYFKKQINLEKFIEEEYGSVFEKFFEIFGIMKSNESMSIHSSFNTYFDGSLGSSLFRLVIQYMKDIVVASNEKVDFKRAIVKNIEAARFARETKSLDKENEKFVKTNFFIDITGDILPGNIGDNLIFTEKQRKDMGMVSREEKREIKKYRFFQAVLSNSNAVIFTKKNEDKGIDVSPFLDELCIKYDLEVRRVPVDLNGSIEAIKNAVSSDEKGYSEFEMELFPKDNEDFKDGKLSMGAYDYSNLKQCRLRFYFQKMNNLEYAVSPEESDISSRFFGILIHKVLEEIVKGMWKEVISKGNFEIDNVYITEVLSRHFSYNRAKIPVHMDNYCSEIMIPIITANIEKFFSYIEAKYQNVKIKRFQGEKGVYETNPFIDGDIQIFLRGVADLVIESEIGNEIIDYKTGGANKEQLDYYSIILYEDEKKAQKYIFNVWKGNIEVHEEIKLTKEGLKEDIIDFLKSSEYSLAEKTGTCSSCEYIKICGRGR comes from the coding sequence TTGGCAGAAAAAAAAATAAACTTCAGATATATTGGGTATGGAAATAGTTTTGCAGATGAATATTGGAGAAAAGAGGACAAGGTAGAGAGCAATCTGTACCTTTTTTCTGATAACAGGATGAAATCTGTATTTGTTAAGAAAATGAAAAGAGATATTTTTTCAAAACAGCCAGAGTTTATGACTATGGATGAGTTTAAAGAGAGAATATTCATTTCTGATAAAATAGTATTGAAAGAGGCTAAGAGAATCTTAGCCTTTTATAAGTCTATACCACAAGATATAAAAGATGAGCTTAATATAAAATCATATTATGACATAATAGATTTTGCAAATAACTTTTTTGCATATTACAGAGAAATGAATATAAACGGCATAGAAAAAATTGAGAATATTCATAACTGGCAGGAAAAATATTTCTACTATTTTGACAGAATAAAAGAGTCATTTGATATGCTGTGTCAGAAACATAGCTATATTCCGAATGACTGGCTTGAGAGTATGGAATATTTTCAGGCAAAGTGGATTCAGAAATACAAAAGAATAATTTTTGTAGATATAATAGAATATCCAGAAATATATAAAAGAATAATAAATAAACTATTGGAAGAAAAAGATATAGAGATAATACTTCAGCTGGAAAAGGGAGATTTCAATGAAGAGGGACTTAAAATAGAAAAAATAACTTTACCAGAAGTATCTCCAAGCAAAATATTTGTATATCAGTCTAAAGATGAACTGGAAGAAAGTATGAGCTTGATTTATCTATTTAAAGGTGAGGGAAAAAGTGGGGACATCTATTCTCCTGTTCCTGAAAATAATACTTATCATAATGTTTTTCCAAGATATTTTGGAAAATCTCAGGCTGTAACAATGAATGATACTAAATTGTATAAATTTTTAAATATTCAGCTGAATATTCTTATGAACATGGAAGAGAAACTTGGAAGAGTTTTTTTGATTTCAGCTTTTAAAGATGCTTTCAATGACAGAGTGTTCAGAGAGTATTATTCATTAACTGGGGATGATATAGCTGCTCTCAATAATTTTATGAGAGAGGACTATAAATATATTTCATCTAAGATATTAGATAGCCAGGAATCTCAATGGCTGATTTCTGGAAATTTAGAATTTAGAGATAAGATGGAGAATATATTTTTCGATTTGAATAGTATAATAGAATTGAAAAGTGTAGATGATATATATGAATATTTTAAAAAGCAGATAAATCTTGAAAAATTTATAGAAGAAGAGTACGGAAGTGTTTTTGAGAAATTCTTTGAAATATTTGGAATAATGAAGAGCAATGAAAGTATGAGTATTCATAGTAGTTTTAATACATATTTCGATGGAAGTCTTGGAAGTTCTCTTTTTAGGCTTGTTATTCAATATATGAAAGATATAGTTGTAGCTTCAAATGAAAAAGTAGATTTTAAAAGAGCTATTGTAAAAAATATAGAAGCTGCTAGATTTGCCAGAGAAACTAAGTCTTTGGATAAGGAGAATGAGAAGTTTGTAAAAACTAATTTCTTCATAGATATTACAGGGGATATTCTTCCGGGAAATATAGGGGATAACCTCATATTTACTGAAAAGCAGAGAAAAGATATGGGAATGGTAAGCAGAGAGGAAAAAAGAGAGATAAAGAAATATAGATTTTTCCAAGCAGTTCTCAGTAACAGTAATGCTGTTATTTTTACTAAAAAGAACGAAGATAAAGGAATAGATGTATCACCGTTTTTAGATGAACTATGTATAAAATATGATTTAGAAGTGAGAAGAGTGCCTGTTGATTTAAATGGAAGTATAGAAGCTATTAAAAATGCTGTATCCAGTGATGAAAAAGGGTATTCAGAGTTTGAAATGGAACTGTTTCCAAAAGATAATGAGGATTTTAAAGATGGAAAGCTGAGTATGGGAGCATATGATTACAGTAATTTGAAACAATGCAGACTGAGATTCTATTTTCAGAAAATGAATAATCTGGAATATGCAGTTTCTCCAGAAGAGAGCGATATAAGCAGCAGATTTTTTGGTATACTTATTCATAAAGTACTGGAAGAGATAGTTAAAGGAATGTGGAAAGAGGTAATTTCAAAAGGGAATTTTGAAATTGATAACGTCTACATAACTGAAGTACTAAGCAGACATTTCTCATATAACAGGGCAAAAATACCAGTGCATATGGATAATTATTGCAGTGAGATAATGATACCAATAATAACTGCCAATATAGAAAAGTTTTTCAGCTATATAGAGGCAAAATATCAAAATGTAAAGATAAAGAGATTTCAAGGAGAAAAGGGAGTATATGAAACAAATCCATTTATAGATGGAGATATTCAGATATTTCTAAGAGGAGTAGCAGATCTGGTAATAGAAAGTGAAATTGGAAACGAAATCATAGACTACAAGACTGGAGGAGCTAACAAAGAACAGCTGGATTATTACAGCATAATTCTATATGAAGATGAAAAGAAAGCTCAAAAATATATTTTCAATGTATGGAAAGGAAATATAGAAGTACATGAAGAGATAAAACTTACAAAAGAGGGGTTAAAAGAGGATATAATTGACTTCTTGAAGAGTAGTGAATATTCTCTGGCTGAAAAAACAGGAACATGCAGCAGCTGTGAATATATAAAAATATGTGGAAGGGGGAGATAA
- a CDS encoding flavodoxin family protein yields MKNILVVVGSGRKNGNTEQLADSFIKGAEEAGHHVKKVFLGNKTINGCIGCNACRYGKPCIQKDDFNEMIPDIKNCDLLVFASPLFFWTISAKIKAFIERFYCIAEEDPNPPLGRYEKYPVKDCALLMTSADNFFWTFEQAASYYQFTLVNYIGFKDKGMVLAGGCGNTNGKPKIKETGHLLRAYEFGKRIYE; encoded by the coding sequence ATGAAAAATATATTAGTGGTTGTTGGAAGCGGAAGAAAAAATGGAAACACAGAACAATTAGCAGATTCTTTTATAAAAGGTGCTGAAGAAGCTGGACATCATGTGAAAAAAGTCTTCTTAGGAAACAAGACAATAAATGGATGTATAGGATGTAATGCCTGCCGTTATGGGAAGCCATGTATACAGAAAGATGATTTTAATGAGATGATTCCTGATATAAAAAACTGTGATTTGCTGGTTTTTGCTTCTCCACTTTTTTTCTGGACAATTTCAGCAAAAATAAAAGCTTTTATTGAGCGTTTTTACTGCATTGCAGAAGAGGATCCAAATCCACCATTGGGAAGATATGAAAAATATCCTGTAAAAGACTGTGCACTGCTTATGACTTCAGCAGATAATTTCTTCTGGACATTTGAACAGGCAGCTTCATATTACCAGTTTACTTTAGTGAATTATATAGGATTTAAAGATAAGGGAATGGTCCTTGCAGGAGGATGCGGAAATACTAATGGCAAGCCTAAGATTAAAGAAACAGGGCATCTTTTAAGAGCATATGAATTTGGTAAAAGAATATATGAATAA
- a CDS encoding extracellular solute-binding protein, translated as MKKILLLLTLAFTLISCGKSNKDENTLYIYGWADYIPKETYQAFEKETGIKVIEDIYSSNEEMFTKLKAGGAGYDIVLPSADYTEIMMKEKMIDKLDKSKLSTLKNIDPLVLEKLQYFDKNNDYEVPYVMGATVIAVNKDYVKDYPRDYSIYNRSDLKGRMTLLDDMREVMTSALAMNGKDQTTSNEKDIADAAEMVKGWKKNIAKFDSESFGKGFASGDFWVVQGYPDNIFRELDADERKKVDFIIPEKGGTAYVDSFVILSNAPHKENAYKFIEFIHRPEIYAQLADILETPSINIPARELMEVEPLFQIEDLKNTQVLRDIHDTLDLQNKYWQEILIAD; from the coding sequence ATGAAAAAAATACTATTACTATTAACTTTGGCTTTCACTTTGATTTCTTGTGGAAAGAGCAACAAAGATGAAAATACTTTATACATCTATGGATGGGCTGATTATATTCCAAAGGAAACTTATCAGGCATTTGAAAAAGAAACTGGTATAAAAGTTATTGAAGACATCTATTCTTCTAATGAGGAAATGTTTACAAAACTAAAAGCAGGTGGAGCTGGATATGATATTGTACTTCCATCAGCTGACTATACTGAAATTATGATGAAAGAAAAAATGATAGACAAACTTGATAAAAGTAAATTATCTACATTAAAAAATATAGATCCTTTGGTACTTGAAAAGCTTCAATATTTTGATAAAAACAATGATTATGAAGTTCCTTATGTAATGGGAGCTACTGTTATTGCAGTTAATAAAGACTATGTAAAAGATTATCCAAGAGATTATTCTATTTACAACAGAAGTGATTTAAAAGGAAGAATGACTCTTTTAGATGATATGAGAGAAGTTATGACATCAGCTCTTGCTATGAATGGAAAAGATCAGACTACATCTAATGAAAAAGATATAGCTGATGCTGCTGAAATGGTAAAAGGATGGAAAAAAAATATAGCTAAATTTGATTCTGAATCTTTTGGAAAAGGATTTGCCAGTGGTGATTTCTGGGTAGTACAAGGATATCCTGACAACATATTTAGAGAACTTGATGCAGATGAAAGAAAAAAAGTTGATTTCATTATTCCTGAAAAAGGCGGAACTGCTTATGTAGATTCATTTGTTATTCTCAGCAATGCTCCTCATAAAGAGAATGCTTACAAGTTTATCGAATTTATCCACAGACCAGAAATATATGCTCAATTAGCAGATATATTAGAAACACCATCTATTAATATTCCTGCTAGAGAATTAATGGAAGTAGAACCTCTGTTCCAAATAGAAGATCTAAAAAATACTCAAGTATTGAGAGATATTCATGACACTCTTGACCTACAGAATAAATACTGGCAAGAAATATTGATTGCTGATTAA
- a CDS encoding GrpB family protein: protein MIIEMKEHNPQWALMYADEAEKIKEILGDELAEIYHIGSTSVEGLKAKPVIDIMGVVKNIDNVDQYNDKFIKLGYEPMGEYGISKRRFFRKGGEKRTHHIHIFQITDRENIERHLAVRDYLREYSEDAAVYGELKSELAQKYPRDIEAYCDGKDSFVKNLEKKALAWYRK, encoded by the coding sequence ATGATAATAGAGATGAAGGAACATAATCCACAGTGGGCTTTGATGTATGCTGATGAAGCTGAAAAAATAAAAGAAATACTTGGAGATGAACTTGCAGAGATATATCATATAGGAAGTACTTCTGTAGAGGGCTTAAAAGCAAAACCGGTAATAGATATAATGGGAGTAGTAAAAAATATTGATAATGTAGATCAATATAATGATAAATTTATCAAGCTGGGATATGAACCTATGGGAGAGTATGGTATATCTAAAAGAAGATTTTTTAGAAAAGGTGGAGAAAAGAGAACTCATCATATTCACATATTTCAAATCACTGACAGAGAGAATATTGAGAGACACCTTGCAGTGAGAGATTATTTGAGAGAGTACTCAGAAGATGCAGCTGTATATGGAGAGCTGAAATCGGAGTTAGCACAAAAATATCCAAGAGATATAGAAGCTTACTGTGATGGAAAAGATTCCTTTGTAAAAAATTTAGAGAAAAAAGCTCTTGCATGGTATAGAAAGTAG
- a CDS encoding UvrD-helicase domain-containing protein: MKNRLVLKASAGTGKTYRLSLEYVGALCRGIDFKDILVMTFTKKATAEIKERILKFLKELEENTKDGESIKENLKKIYPDMEFNHEKISSIYRDLIQNRDKLKVYTIDAFTNLIFKKAIAPYLKIYSYEIIDDDENRKILIKTFQKIFDNKDDFRAFKGFLEDNSEKDMENYLTLIKNLLNERWKVIVLGEKLKEKRNGMSAESNWKYMDRITEILERVSKIKDKSLEELFKTSLKKYLLCKNEDEKESFILEKNGDILEKEVWNGVKVKSKKGDIDSELEDMKYIYGELRDNLAKTMYNNSVIPYEEKLLYILNRIYEVYDDIKFREKRFTHSDISSYTFKYIRDKELNFINENGVTDEFFEILDGKIDTIFIDEFQDTSILQWKILKDIIDQTNNVICVGDEKQSIYGWRGGEKKLFENLEKIIDGKEEKLFTCFRSEKNIVSFTNMIFSNISKMSDREEFGEEPWNFYEVNSKSEDVSGHIEVLRKKSEEEATVIDQIIKRIKDNFNGNYRGIGILGRTNKELDMIAEKLSEADIPYVIDSNSNIVDYRGINGLFSLINYLVKNDYLALLDFFRSDLINIRVKALKYLIKNREDVEKYLNMEEAEILLDGVDLEVLEIVRYIKKEYLENNGETNFLTYDILKKAGIGGRYNSKSDISNIYSFYKIIKSYKYFEEFIVEFEDKRNSDKFKKMVLEDDNSVNIMTIHKSKGLEFDTLFYYYNPSSRGSSRGNMRFFLKMDKEYNEPESFLITHDKFKKVIKSLGREYDYLADIEIKEKHEEINNLYVALTRPKNNLYIAVENDKENLFSEALFISEDKIEDGDIVPNKSEKKISKEKKREFVLDLSTPEAEYNKAEESMEKEREKIYSHALGNEIKRVRGTTVHFFLENIIHGTDEEVAFSKELTFSKFASVIGEKAIKELLSDENIEYILNKNREIFSDKWDFIFPEYEVFTEDKTFRIDRLMIKMPNEETKGTVYIVDYKTGETDEEQIENYKVLVEKLLEDKKMLDQFEIITEFIEYKL, from the coding sequence GTGAAAAACAGACTGGTTTTAAAAGCAAGTGCTGGAACAGGAAAAACTTATCGTCTCTCTCTGGAATATGTAGGGGCATTATGCAGAGGTATAGATTTTAAAGATATACTTGTAATGACTTTTACTAAAAAGGCAACTGCTGAAATAAAAGAAAGAATACTTAAATTTCTTAAAGAACTGGAAGAAAATACAAAAGATGGAGAAAGTATAAAAGAAAATTTGAAGAAGATATATCCAGATATGGAATTTAACCATGAAAAAATATCTTCTATATACAGAGATCTGATTCAAAATAGAGATAAATTAAAAGTATATACTATTGACGCCTTTACCAATCTGATATTTAAAAAGGCGATAGCTCCATATTTAAAAATATATTCATATGAGATAATTGATGATGATGAAAATAGAAAAATCCTTATAAAAACATTTCAGAAGATATTTGATAATAAAGATGATTTCAGAGCTTTTAAAGGTTTTCTGGAGGATAATTCAGAAAAAGATATGGAAAATTATCTTACCCTTATAAAAAATCTGTTAAATGAAAGATGGAAAGTTATTGTGCTGGGAGAAAAGCTGAAAGAGAAAAGAAATGGAATGTCAGCAGAAAGCAACTGGAAATACATGGACAGAATAACTGAGATATTAGAGAGGGTATCTAAAATAAAGGATAAATCTTTGGAGGAGCTTTTTAAAACTTCACTGAAAAAATATCTCTTATGTAAGAATGAAGATGAAAAAGAGAGCTTCATACTTGAAAAAAATGGAGATATTCTGGAGAAAGAAGTATGGAATGGAGTAAAAGTAAAATCTAAAAAAGGTGATATAGATTCTGAGCTGGAAGATATGAAATATATCTATGGAGAGCTGAGAGACAACCTAGCTAAGACTATGTACAATAACAGCGTCATTCCGTATGAGGAAAAGCTTCTGTATATTTTAAATAGAATATATGAGGTTTATGATGATATAAAATTCAGAGAGAAAAGATTTACACATTCTGATATCAGCAGCTACACTTTTAAGTATATCAGAGATAAGGAATTGAATTTTATAAATGAAAATGGAGTGACAGATGAATTTTTTGAAATATTAGATGGGAAAATTGATACTATATTCATAGATGAGTTTCAAGATACAAGTATACTTCAATGGAAAATACTAAAAGATATAATTGATCAGACAAACAATGTAATATGTGTTGGAGATGAAAAGCAGAGTATCTACGGCTGGCGTGGAGGAGAGAAAAAACTCTTTGAAAATCTGGAAAAAATAATAGATGGAAAAGAGGAGAAGCTTTTTACCTGCTTCAGAAGTGAAAAAAATATAGTGAGTTTCACAAATATGATATTCTCAAATATTTCTAAAATGTCAGACAGGGAAGAATTTGGAGAAGAACCATGGAATTTCTATGAGGTAAATTCAAAATCAGAAGATGTATCAGGTCATATAGAAGTATTGAGAAAAAAATCAGAGGAAGAAGCTACAGTAATAGATCAGATAATAAAAAGAATAAAAGATAATTTCAATGGAAATTATAGAGGAATAGGAATATTAGGAAGAACTAATAAAGAGCTGGATATGATAGCAGAAAAGTTATCAGAAGCAGACATTCCATATGTTATAGATTCAAATTCCAATATAGTAGATTACAGAGGAATAAATGGACTTTTTTCTTTGATAAATTATCTTGTAAAAAATGATTATCTAGCACTTTTAGATTTTTTCAGATCGGATTTGATAAATATAAGGGTAAAAGCTCTTAAATATCTGATAAAAAATAGAGAAGATGTAGAAAAATATCTCAATATGGAAGAGGCAGAAATTCTATTAGACGGTGTCGATCTTGAAGTATTGGAAATAGTGAGATATATTAAAAAAGAATATCTGGAGAACAATGGAGAAACAAATTTTCTTACTTATGATATTTTGAAAAAAGCTGGAATAGGTGGAAGATATAACAGTAAAAGCGATATTTCCAATATCTATTCTTTTTATAAAATAATAAAGAGCTATAAATATTTTGAGGAATTTATAGTTGAATTTGAAGATAAAAGAAACAGTGATAAATTTAAAAAGATGGTATTGGAAGATGATAACAGCGTCAATATTATGACAATACATAAATCTAAGGGATTGGAATTTGATACTCTGTTCTATTATTACAATCCTTCATCAAGAGGAAGTTCGAGAGGGAATATGAGATTCTTTCTGAAAATGGATAAAGAATACAATGAGCCTGAAAGTTTTCTGATTACTCATGACAAATTCAAAAAAGTTATAAAATCTCTAGGAAGAGAGTATGACTATCTGGCTGATATAGAAATCAAAGAGAAGCATGAAGAGATAAATAACCTCTATGTAGCTCTCACAAGACCTAAAAATAATCTCTATATAGCAGTTGAAAATGATAAGGAAAATCTTTTTTCTGAAGCTCTTTTTATCAGTGAAGATAAAATAGAAGACGGCGATATTGTACCTAATAAAAGTGAAAAGAAAATATCTAAGGAAAAGAAAAGGGAGTTTGTACTTGATTTATCAACTCCAGAGGCTGAATATAATAAGGCAGAAGAAAGCATGGAAAAAGAGAGAGAAAAAATATACTCTCATGCTCTTGGAAATGAGATAAAAAGAGTAAGAGGAACAACAGTGCATTTCTTCTTGGAAAATATTATACATGGGACTGATGAAGAGGTAGCTTTCTCAAAGGAACTTACTTTTTCAAAATTTGCTTCTGTCATAGGAGAAAAGGCTATAAAAGAACTTTTGTCAGATGAGAATATAGAATATATTTTGAATAAAAACAGAGAGATTTTTTCTGATAAATGGGATTTCATATTTCCTGAATATGAAGTATTTACAGAAGATAAGACATTTAGAATAGACAGACTTATGATAAAAATGCCAAATGAGGAAACTAAGGGAACAGTCTATATAGTCGACTATAAGACTGGGGAAACTGATGAAGAACAGATTGAGAACTATAAAGTCCTTGTAGAAAAACTATTAGAAGACAAAAAAATGCTGGATCAGTTTGAGATAATAACAGAATTTATAGAGTATAAATTGTAA